Proteins encoded within one genomic window of Camelina sativa cultivar DH55 chromosome 19, Cs, whole genome shotgun sequence:
- the LOC104764200 gene encoding uncharacterized protein LOC104764200, which yields MASTKSSETDRKDGSCETQPTEAMEIPTGDDSSLLGKRKVETTNLEEDPGENDGDIEEGVEEEEEDSDSEWDKDSFEGREYHSSGFEEEYMDKELEKKARFKSRTVIETKGFFEATDKFPPCCWGGIATVPGLDDKMRRGITVRQFLADMVSLCVEKYNKRKGLNVTCEHVLRANFKAGSCTKYYITFAARESDSPDAPLVEYQAKVAWSAGITYPILCRPTSPPKFVERDQVKEVAEEVME from the exons ATGGCTTCTACCAAATCAAGCGAGACCGATAGAAAGGACGGATCTTGCGAGACTCAACCGACGGAGGCCATGGAAATTCCCACCGGAGATGACTCTTCTTTGCTGGGGAAGCGCAAGGTCGAAACAACGAACCTGGAGGAGGATCCCGGTGAAAACGATGGCGACATAGAAGAAGGtgtcgaggaggaggaggaggatagtGATTCGGAATGGGATAAGGATAGCTTCGAGGGACGGGAGTATCATTCCTCTGGGTTTGAGGAGGAGTATATGGACAAGGAACTTGAGAAGAAAGCCCGTTTTAAAAGTCGCACGGTCATCGAAACCAAG ggCTTTTTCGAGGCAACTGACAAATTCCCACCTTGCTGCTGGGGTGGGATTGCTACAGTCCCGGGTCTTGATGATAAAATGCGTCGAGGTATCACAGTTCGTCAGTTCTTAGCAGACATGGTATCTCTTTGTGttgaaaaatataacaaacgAAAG GGATTAAATGTGACTTGCGAGCATGTTTTGAGGGCTAATTTCAAGGCAGGGAGCTGCACAAAGTACTACATCACTTTTGCTGCTAGAGAGTCTGACTCTCCTGATGCACCTCTAGTCGAGTATCAAGCTAAAGTGGCTTGGTCTGCTGGCATTACTTATCCCATCCTTTGCAGACCCACTTCTCCACCAAAATTCG TTGAAAGAGATCAAGTGAAAGAGGTAGCCGAGGAGGTTATGGAATAA
- the LOC104764199 gene encoding thiol protease SEN102-like: protein MDQGDRDICWAICFAGLTQALHNMTRPVNQHVEISIEELINQIKPGASESFGLANLKIAIKHIAKNGILKQPAREKKSQEANAVGTRYHETFQLHQDVDADFLQARLDRYPVALILQMDAEFLALGQDGIYHMRKKAPITKDTSFHCMLLIGYGVTREGKTFFIGQNSHGEEWGCKGYAIVFINNECDIFCRQD from the exons ATGGACCAAGGAGATAGAG ACATTTGCTGGGCAATTTGCTTTGCAGGCCTTACGCAAGCTCTTCATAACATGACACGTCCAGTCAACCAGCATGTGGAGATTTCAATTGAAGAACTGATAAATCAAATCAAGCCTGGTGCATCAGAAAGCTTTGGACTTGCCAACCTTAAGATAGCCATCAAACACATTGCTAAGAATGGAATCTTGAAGCAGCcagcaagagaaaaaaaatctcaagag GCCAATGCTGTGGGGACGAGATATCACGAAACTTTTCAACTCCACCAAGACGTGGACGCTGACTTTCTCCAAGCAAGACTGGATAGGTATCCTGTTGCTTTGATACTGCAGATGGACGCTGAATTTTTAGCTCTTGGCCAG gacGGTATTTATCACATGCGAAAGAAAGCACCCATAACCAAAGACACTTCTTTTCACTGCATGCTACTGATTGGATACGGTGTAACTAGGGAAGGTAAAACTTTTTTCATTGGGCAAAATTCTCACGGTGAAGAGTGGGGCTGCAAGGGTTATGCCATCGTCTTTATCAATAACGAATGTGACATATTCTGTCGACAAGACTAg
- the LOC104764198 gene encoding uncharacterized protein LOC104764198, translated as MDYYQPVEVNVLSAQDLNSVNLLFRPTVYVSVSVTRGSRDQQVTPAATCGKKILRWNYSMKFYIEDDKVRRNESVFVFQIKCKRFFGSDQVVGKLFVPGYRLGVWGNIRHEPSAPCEDDNIYA; from the exons ATGGATTATTATCAACCGGTTGAGGTTAACGTTCTATCAGCTCAAGATCTCAACTCCGTAAATCTTTTGTTCAGACCAACCGTCTATGTTTCTGTCTCGGTCACGCGTGGTTCACGTGACCAGCAAGTCACCCCAGCTGCTACGTGCGGTAAGAAAATCTTACGGTGGAACTACTCTATGAAATTCTATATAGAAGATGACAAGGTTCGAAGGAATGAGTCAGTGTTTGTGTTTCAAATCAAGTGTAAGAGATTTTTCGGGTCCGACCAAGTCGTTGGGAAGCTTTTCGTACCG GGTTATAGATTAGGAGTTTGGGGGAATATTAGACATGAGCCATCAGCTCCTTGTGAAGACGACAATATCTATGCTTAG